The Candidatus Binatus sp. genomic interval GGATGCCAACTCGCGGCGACCTGCGATCTCGTCGTCGCGGGTGAGAGCGCGAGCTTCGCCACCCCCGGCGTGAAGATCGGGCTCTTCTGCTCGACCCCGATGGTCGCGCTGACGCGCGCGGTCGGACGCAAGCATGCGATGGAGATGCTGCTGACCGGACAACCGATCAATGCGCGCACCGCAGCCGAGTGGGGTCTCGTCAATCGCGTCGTGCCAGATTCCGAGCTGATTGCAGAGACGCGCAAGCTTGCGATGCAAATCGTCGAGGCGAGTTCCGCGACCGTCGCGACTGGCAAGCAGGCATTTTACGCGCAAATCGATCTCGATACGGCCGGCGCCTACGACTACACGAAGGAAGTGATGAGCCGCAACGCGATCGCGCCCGACGCGCAGGAAGGCATCGGCGCATTTCTGCAGAAACGCAAACCCGTCTGGAGTGGGAAGTGAGGGAATCTTGATAAGCTAGAAGGTCGCGTCGACGGCACGAGGACGCATCTCGGCTGAGTTTTCGGGGTGCAGGCCAAACACGCAAAGCAAATCACGCTCCGCCATGGGGCTATATGAATATTGCCACCCTCGGACAGCTCAGACGGCATTACTTGGAAGCCGCCGACCGTTACAAAAGCGAGTTCAAATCGATCACTGTTGTTGAAAACAGCCGAGGCACCGAAATGAAGACGGCCACCGAAGTCGCAAAGACTGTTCTGAAATGGCTAGGGTTATTTGCGGACGAAGAGGTGCTCTGCGTTCCGCGGAAGTCTCTTGAAGGACAGATTAAGCTCTCCGAAAGGAAGATGGTGACGCCGAGTTGGAAAGCGGTTTCCAAACTTGTCAATCGACGTGGAACATATGTTGCTCGATCGGTCGCGGAGTCCTCTGATGACCTTCTGCAGGTCGTTCCAGTCTGCATCATACGAAACGGTGACCGTTTTCTCACTAACGTGCGGCACGAACCAGGAGAGTCGCTGCATGACGCGCTTGGGAATTGGGCTGGGGGCCATGTAAGAAAGCAGGATCTGGATCACGCGAAGTCAAAATGGGACAGCGTCTTGGCGGGACTAAGACGAGAACTACACGAAGAGCTTTCGTTGGAAGATTTGCCTCGGCTGGACCCGGTCGGAATTGTCCACAGCTCAGAAGATCAACGTGCGGCGCGCCACATAGGCATCGTTTTCCAAGTGGTCTTCTCTGATCCCGCTAACATCGCTGCTTTCGACAACAAGACGATTCGTGAGCGGCCAAATCGGTACGTCAGAACCAGTTGGATGGAAAGGAAAGACCTTTCTCGCACTCTTGATTCTCAAAGAGACTGGTCAAGAGCGATAAGCAATTTCCTGGTCGAAGCTTAGCGACGGCCATCCTCGATGCGCCGATAACATTCGCAACAGATTACTCCTCCGTCGCCAGTTTCGAGATATGCGTCGTCGAGGAGCAAAGCCACTAGCTCCTGACATTCGTCGCAACGTTTTTTCTCCGCCCATCCCGATGTCACTTCCGCAGCTTCGTCGATACTAGTCGGGATGTATCTTAGGTTGTCCTCGCCGGGGATCGCTTCGATCTCGATTGTCAGATCATCCGTTGCGACACTGCCCAAGCCCATTCTATACGGAGTTGCACGAGCCTCTTTGAGCGCCGAATTGATCGCGCGAGCCAGCGCCTCAAGCA includes:
- a CDS encoding enoyl-CoA hydratase; the encoded protein is MAEKAMQNNSQHNVQQNLIVERDGGLVTITMSRPEKRNALSTAMMADLMAELRAAGDSRETRAVIIAGNGPAFSAGHDLSELAKRDLEFYRYEFDLCAQLMQTVQAIPQPVIARVHAIATAAGCQLAATCDLVVAGESASFATPGVKIGLFCSTPMVALTRAVGRKHAMEMLLTGQPINARTAAEWGLVNRVVPDSELIAETRKLAMQIVEASSATVATGKQAFYAQIDLDTAGAYDYTKEVMSRNAIAPDAQEGIGAFLQKRKPVWSGK